One Saccharomyces eubayanus strain FM1318 chromosome XVI, whole genome shotgun sequence DNA segment encodes these proteins:
- the ALD6 gene encoding aldehyde dehydrogenase (NADP(+)) ALD6, which translates to MTKLHFDTAEAVKITLPNGLTYEQPTGLFINNKFMKAQDGKTYPVEDPSTESTVCEVSSATTEDVEYAIECADRAFHDTEWATQDPRERGRLLSKLADELESQIDLVSSIESLDNGKTLALARGDVTIAINCLRDAAAYADKINGRTINTGDGYMNFTTLEPIGVCGQIIPWNFPIMMLTWKIAPALAMGNVCILKPAAVTPLNALYFASLCKKVGIPAGVVNIVPGPGRSVGAALTNDPRIRKLAFTGSTEVGKSVAIDSSESNLKKITLELGGKSAHLVFDDANIKKTLPNLVNGIFKNAGQICSSGSRIYVQEGIYDELLAAFKAYLETEIKVGNPFDKANFQGAITNRQQFDTIMNYIDIGKKEGAKILTGGEKVGNKGYFIRPTVFYDVEEDMRIVKEEIFGPVVTVAKFKTLEEGVAMANSSEFGLGSGIETESLSTGLKVAKMLKAGTVWINTYNDFDSRVPFGGVKQSGYGREMGEEVYHAYTEVKAVRIKL; encoded by the coding sequence ATGACTAAACTACACTTTGACACTGCTGAAGCAGTCAAGATCACTCTGCCAAACGGCTTAACATACGAGCAACCAACTGGTCTGTTCATCAACAACAAGTTCATGAAGGCCCAAGACGGTAAGACATACCCTGTCGAAGACCCTTCCACTGAAAGCACCGTCTGTGAAGTGTCTTCTGCCACCACCGAAGACGTTGAGTACGCTATTGAATGTGCCGACCGCGCATTTCACGACACCGAATGGGCCACCCAAGACCCAAGAGAAAGAGGTCGTTTATTGAGCAAGTTGGCCGACGAATTGGAAAGCCAAATCGACTTGGTCTCTTCCATCGAATCCTTGGACAACGGTAAGACTTTGGCCTTGGCCCGTGGTGACGTTACCATCGCCATCAACTGTTTGAGAGATGCCGCCGCCTACGCTGACAAGATCAACGGTAGAACCATCAACACTGGTGACGGTTACATGAACTTCACCACTTTGGAGCCAATTGGTGTCTGTGGTCAAATCATCCCATGGAACTTCCCAATCATGATGTTGACCTGGAAGATCGCACCTGCTTTGGCCATGGGTAACGTTTGTATCTTAAAGCCTGCTGCCGTTACTCCTTTGAATGCCCTATACTTTGCCTCCTTGTGTAAGAAGGTCGGTATCCCAGCTGGTGTCGTCAACATCGTCCCAGGTCCTGGTAGATCTGTCGGTGCTGCTTTGACAAACGACCCAAGAATCAGAAAGTTAGCCTTCACCGGTTCCACTGAAGTTGGTAAGAGTGTTGCTATCGACTCTTCTGAATcaaacttgaagaagatcacTCTGGAATTGGGTGGTAAATCCGCTCATTTAGTCTTCGACGACGCTAATATTAAGAAGACTTTGCCAAACTTGGTAAACGGTATCTTCAAGAACGCCGGTCAAATTTGTTCCTCCGGTTCAAGAATCTACGTACAAGAGGGCATCTACGATGAACTTTTGGCCGCTTTCAAAGCTTACTTGGAAACCGAAATCAAAGTCGGTAACCCATTCGACAAGGCTAACTTCCAAGGTGCTATCACTAACCGTCAACAATTCGACACAATTATGAACTACATCGACATCGGTAAGAAGGAAGGTGCTAAGATCTTAACTGGTGGTGAAAAGGTTGGTAACAAGGGTTACTTCATCAGACCAACTGTCTTCTACGacgttgaagaagacatgAGAATCGTTAAAGAGGAAATTTTCGGCCCTGTCGTTACCGTGGCAAAGTTCAAGACTTTGGAAGAAGGTGTGGCAATGGCAAACAGCTCCGAATTCGGTCTAGGCTCCGGTATCGAAACTGAATCTCTAAGCACTGGTTTGAAGGTGGCAAAGATGTTAAAGGCTGGTACCGTGTGGATCAACACTTACAACGATTTCGACTCTAGAGTTCCATTCGGTGGTGTTAAGCAATCCGGTTACGGTAGAGAAATGGGTGAAGAAGTCTACCATGCATACACTGAAGTTAAAGCTGTCAGAATTAAGTTGTAA
- the MFM1 gene encoding Mfm1p, which translates to MKAFSRVLSTSNVFQYRPHNNIILRAVRHFRSPVPSYDFSRQTPKTDPDNTAAMLLQKNLIQRNNMLYGYGSGTIRCTLLDSVGRAKSPSVEIKREDLVSKHGLLPRDLRKIEKSRKNDLVPSLLVRENSILISLLTVKALIKPDMVIIFDSTGSGITLNSEAHKNFINDMKLRLKNQETTELNSDPLPYEFRALETIFISALSNLTSEMKVLLTICKGVLQDLEFSITRDKLRFLLGQNKKLSSFNKKAVLVRDMLDDLIEQDDLLCDMYLTDRKEGRIRVQDDHTEIEMLLETYHNYVDEIVQKSESAISDVKTTEEIINIILDSNRNQLMLLGIRYAIGMLSLGGALFLGSIYGMNLESFIEESNYGYMAVFIFGLISTVWLYGKGIRHLHKLQRMTLLSKVKTESIHEPPLKK; encoded by the coding sequence ATGAAAGCGTTCTCCCGAGTACTATCAACGTCGAATGTTTTCCAATATAGACCACACAACAACATCATTCTTCGAGCGGTACGGCATTTCCGCTCACCGGTCCCTTCTTATGACTTTTCTAGACAAACCCCCAAGACGGACCCAGACAATACAGCAGCAATGCTGCTACAGAAAAACCTGATCCAAAGAAATAATATGCTTTACGGATATGGGTCAGGCACAATACGATGCACTTTGCTCGACTCTGTTGGGCGAGCCAAGTCCCCATCAGTAGAAATAAAACGCGAAGATCTGGTTTCGAAACATGGACTATTACCTAGAGATCTAcgtaaaattgaaaaatcgAGGAAAAACGATTTGGTCCCTAGTTTACTCGTGCGAGAGAATTCTATATTGATTAGTTTGCTTACCGTGAAAGCCCTAATCAAGCCTGACATGGTTATCATTTTCGATTCCACCGGTAGCGGGATAACCTTAAACTCAGAGGCTCACAAGAACTTTATAAACGATATGAAATTGAGGctgaaaaatcaagaaacaACCGAACTAAATAGCGACCCGTTGCCTTATGAATTTAGAGCATTAGAAACCATATTCATTTCTGCATTATCCAACCTCACAAGCGAAATGAAGGTACTCCTAACCATATGTAAAGGCGTCCTCCAAGACCTGGAGTTCAGCATAACGAGAGATAAGCTGAGGTTTTTGTTAGGTCAGAATAAGAAACTGAGTAGCTTCAATAAAAAGGCCGTCCTAGTTAGGGATATGCTAGACGATTTAATAGAACAGGACGATTTGCTTTGCGATATGTACTTAACCgatagaaaagaaggcaGAATAAGGGTCCAGGATGATCATACTGAAATCGAAATGCTTTTGGAAACGTACCATAATTATGTCGATGAAATAGTTCaaaaaagtgaaagtgCCATATCAGACGTGAAAACCACAGAAGAAATCATAAACATCATTCTAGATTCTAACAGAAACCAACTGATGCTGCTAGGAATACGGTATGCTATAGGAATGCTCTCGTTGGGAGGTGCTCTATTTTTAGGTTCTATTTATGGTATGAACTTGGAGAGTTTTATAGAAGAGAGCAATTACGGCTACATGGCTGTCTTTATTTTCGGGCTAATATCTACTGTTTGGCTTTACGGAAAAGGAATCAGACACCTACACAAACTACAACGCATGACATTACTAAGCAAAGTCAAAACAGAATCTATTCATGAACCGCCgctgaaaaaatag
- the GRX5 gene encoding monothiol glutaredoxin GRX5, with product MFLSKFNPIRSCSPIFRSTTLLRHQTRMFLSTEIRKAIQDAIESAPVVLFMKGTPEFPKCGFSRATIGLLGNQGVDPVKFAAYNVLEDPELREGIKEFSEWPTIPQLYVNKEFVGGCDVITSMARSGELADLLEEAHALVPEEQEAKDN from the coding sequence ATGTTCCTTTCAAAATTCAACCCTATAAGGTCATGCTCACCCATCTTCCGTTCAACGAcccttcttcgtcatcaaaCTCGAATGTTTTTGAGTACAGAAATAAGAAAAGCTATTCAAGACGCTATTGAATCTGCCCCAGTGGTTCTCTTCATGAAAGGTACTCCagaatttccaaaatgtgGGTTTTCAAGAGCAACCATAGGGTTATTAGGAAACCAAGGTGTTGATCCAGTTAAATTTGCGGCTTATAATGTTCTAGAAGACCCGGAGCTACGTGAAGGtatcaaagaattttcAGAGTGGCCTACTATACCCCAGCTGTATgtaaataaagaatttgtTGGCGGTTGTGATGTTATTACAAGTATGGCACGTTCAGGTGAATTAGCTGATTTATTAGAAGAGGCACATGCCTTGGTACCcgaagaacaagaagccAAGGATAATTGA
- the PDR12 gene encoding ATP-binding cassette multidrug transporter PDR12, with amino-acid sequence MSSTDEHPEKDISSNSNHGDDHSYANSVQSYAALDDQADNEDMTATSQLSRHITNILSNEDGIERLESMARVISRKTKKEMDSFEVNDLDFDLRSLLNYLRSRQLEQGIEPGDSGVAFKNLTAVGVDASAAYGPSVAEMLRNIATIPAHLISKFTKKSDVPLRNIIQNCTGVVESGEMLFVVGRPGAGCSTFLKCLSGETSELVDVQGEFSYDGLDQSEMMSKYKGYVIYCPELDFHFPKITVKETIDFALKCKTPRVRVDKMTRRQYVDNIRDLWCTVFGLRHTYATKVGNDFVRGVSGGERKRVSLVEAQAMNASIYSWDNATRGLDASTALEFAQAIRTATNMVNNSAIVAIYQAGENIYELFDKTTVLYNGKQIYFGPADKAVAYFSNMGWVKPNRMTSAEFLTSVTVDYENRTLDIKPGCEDKVPKSSSEFEQYWLNSEDYQELLRSYEDYQDRHPAEETRDRLDVAKKQRLQQGQRENSQYVVNYWTQVYYCMIRGFQRVKGDSTYTKVYLSSFLIKALIIGSMFHRIDDKSQSTTAGAYSRGGMLFYVLLFASVTSLAEIGNSFSSRPVIVKHKSYSMYHLSAESLQEIITEFPTKLVAILMLCLITYWIPFMKYEAGAFFQYILYLLTVQQCTSFIFKFVATMSKSGVDAHAVGGLWVLMLCVYAGFVLPIGEMHHWIRWIHFINPLTYAFESLVSTEFHHREMLCSALVPSGPGYEGISIANQVCNAAGAIKGNLYVSGDSYILHQYHFAYKHAWRNWGVNIVWTFGYIVFNVILSEYLKPIEGGGDLLLYKRGHMPQLGTENADARTASREEMMEALNGPNVDLDKVIAEKDVFTWNHLDYTIPYDGATRQLLSDVFGYVKPGKMTALMGESGAGKTTLLNVLAQRINMGVITGDMFVNAKPLPASFNRSCGYVAQADNHMAELSVRESLRFAAELRQQRSVSLEEKYEYVEKIILLLGMQNYAEALVGKTGRGLNVEQRKKLSIGVELVAKPSLLLFLDEPTSGLDSQSAWSIVQFMRALADSGQSILCTIHQPSATLFEQFDRLLLLKKGGKMVYFGDIGPNSETLLKYFERQSGMKCGVSENPAEYILNCIGAGATASVNADWHDLWLASPECAAARAEVEELHRVLPGRPVNDDPELATRFAAKYTTQIKCVLRRTFLQFWRSPVYIRAKFFECVACALFVGLSYVGVNHSIGGATEAFSSVFMLLLISLAMINQLHVFAFDSRELYEVREAASNTFHWSALLLCHAAVENFWSTLCQFLCFICYYWPAQFSGRASHAGFFFFFYVLVFPLYFVTYGLWILYMSPDVPSASMINSNLFAAMLLFCGILQPRQKMPAFWRRLMYNVSPFTYVVQALVTPLVHNKKVVCNPHEYNIMDPPSGQTCGEFLSTYMNNNTGYLVNPSATESCEYCPYSVQDQVVEQFNVKWDHRWRNFGFMWAYICFNVAAMLFCYYIARVKVWSLKSVLNFKNWFNGPRKERHEDDTNIFQKVPGDESKITKN; translated from the coding sequence ATGTCTTCTACTGACGAACATCCCGAGAAAGACATTTCTTCGAATTCGAATCATGGCGATGATCATTCATACGCTAATTCCGTACAATCGTACGCCGCCTTAGATGACCAAGCTGATAATGAGGATATGACGGCTACTTCACAACTATCGCGTCACATAACGAATATCTTATCTAACGAGGATGGTATAGAAAGATTGGAATCCATGGCAAGAGTCATTTCTCGTAAgaccaagaaggaaatggACTCCTTCGAAGTCAACGACTTAGATTTCGATTTGCGCTCGCTACTAAACTATTTGAGATCTCGTCAACTAGAACAAGGTATCGAACCTGGTGACTCCGGTGTAGCCTTCAAAAACCTAACAGCTGTTGGTGTAGATGCTTCTGCTGCGTATGGACCCAGTGTTGCAGAGATGCTTAGAAACATCGCCACTATACCCGCACATCTTATAAGTAAATTTACCAAGAAGTCCGATGTTCCATTGAGAAACATTATTCAGAACTGTACCGGTGTCGTCGAATCAGGTGAAATGCtgtttgttgttggtaGACCAGGTGCCGGTTGTTCTACTTTCCTAAAATGTTTATCTGGTGAGACCTCGGAATTAGTCGATGTCCAGGGTGAGTTCTCTTATGACGGTCTGGATCAAAGCGAAATGATGTCTAAGTATAAAGGCTACGTTATTTACTGTCCCGAATTAGACTTCCATTTCCCAAAGATTACCGTTAAGGAAACTATCGATTTCGCGCTAAAATGTAAGACTCCCCGTGTCAGAGTTGATAAAATGACTAGAAGACAGTACGTTGATAATATTAGAGACCTGTGGTGTACCGTTTTCGGTTTGAGACACACATATGCAACTAAAGTTGGTAATGATTTCGTAAGAGGTGTCTCTGGTGGTGAACGTAAGCGTGTTTCCCTAGTGGAAGCTCAAGCAATGAACGCATCCATTTACTCTTGGGATAATGCCACAAGAGGTTTAGATGCTTCCACTGCTTTAGAATTTGCTCAAGCTATCAGAACTGCTACCAACATGGTTAATAACTCTGCCATTGTTGCCATTTACCAAGCTGGTGAAAACATTTATGAGTTATTCGATAAAACCACCGTTCTATATAACGGTAAACAAATCTATTTCGGTCCTGCTGATAAAGCCGTTGCATATTTCAGTAATATGGGTTGGGTGAAGCCAAACAGAATGACATCCGCAGAATTTTTGACTTCAGTGACTGTCGATTACGAAAACAGAACTTTGGATATTAAACCTGGTTGTGAAGATAAAGTTCCAAAATCTAGTTCTGAATTCGAACAATACTGGTTAAACTCGGAAGACTATCAAGAACTGTTAAGGTCTTATGAAGATTACCAAGATAGACATCCTGCCGAAGAAACAAGAGACAGATTAGATGTTGCCAAGAAGCAAAGATTGCAACAAGgccaaagagaaaactCGCAATACGTCGTCAACTACTGGACCCAAGTCTACTACTGCATGATTCGTGGGTTCCAAAGAGTCAAAGGTGATTCCACTTATACCAAGGTTTACTTgagttcttttttgattaaAGCTTTGATTATCGGTTCTATGTTCCATAGAATTGATGACAAAAGCCAATCGACCACCGCCGGTGCTTATTCTCGTGGTGGTATGTTATTCTATGTCCTACTGTTTGCTTCTGTTACTTCCTTGGCTGAAATTGGTAATTCTTTCTCCAGTAGACCAGTCATCGTCAAACATAAATCGTATTCCATGTATCACTTGTCAGCTGAATCATTACAGGAAATTATTACTGAATTTCCTACCAAATTGGTTGCCATTTTGATGTTGTGTTTGATCACTTACTGGATCCCATTCATGAAATATGAAGCCGGTGCTTTCTTCCAATACATTTTATATTTGTTGACCGTGCAACAATGTAcctcttttattttcaagtttgTTGCTACCATGAGTAAATCTGGTGTCGATGCACATGCCGTTGGTGGTCTATGGGTCTTGATGCTTTGTGTTTATGCTGGTTTTGTCTTACCAATTGGTGAAATGCATCACTGGATTAGATGGATTCATTTTATCAATCCTTTGACTTACGCCTTTGAAAGTTTGGTCTCCACTGAGTTCCATCATAGAGAGATGTTGTGTAGTGCCTTGGTTCCGTCGGGCCCTGGTTACGAAGGCATTTCTATTGCTAATCAAGTGTGCAATGCCGCTGGTGCAATCAAGGGCAATTTGTACGTTAGCGGTGACTCTTATATCTTGCACCAATACCATTTCGCATACAAGCACGCATGGAGGAATTGGGGTGTGAATATTGTGTGGACCTTCGGCTATATTGTATTCAACGTTATCCTATCAGAATATTTGAAACCCATTGAAGGCGGTGGTGATTTGTTgttatataagagaggtcACATGCCACAATTGGGTACTGAAAATGCAGATGCTAGAACTGCTTCTAGGGAAGAAATGATGGAAGCTTTGAACGGTCCAAACGTCGACTTGGATAAAGTCATCGCGGAAAAGGACGTTTTCACCTGGAATCATTTGGACTATACTATTCCATACGATGGTGCTACAAGACAGTTATTGTCAGATGTTTTTGGTTATGTTAAACCAGGTAAGATGACAGCCTTAATGGGTGAGTCTGGTGCTGGTAAAACTACGCTGCTGAATGTTTTGGCTCAAAGAATCAATATGGGTGTTATTACTGGTGATATGTTTGTCAATGCCAAACCATTGCCTGCCTCATTCAATAGATCATGCGGTTACGTCGCACAAGCCGATAACCATATGGCTGAACTGTCCGTTAGAGAATCCTTGAGGTTTGCTGCCGAACTAAGACAGCAAAGATCTGTTTCATTAGAGGAAAAATACGAatatgttgaaaaaatcattctTTTGCTAGGTATGCAAAATTACGCTGAAGCTTTAGTTGGTAAAACTGGTAGGGGTTTGAATGTTGAACAGAGAAAGAAGCTGTCTATCGGTGTTGAATTGGTTGCTAAACCTTCATTGCTGTTATTCTTGGATGAACCTACTTCTGGTTTGGACTCCCAATCTGCTTGGTCTATTGTTCAATTTATGAGGGCTTTGGCCGATTCTGGTCAATCTATTTTGTGTACTATTCATCAACCGTCTGCCACTTTGTTTGAACAATTTGACagattattattgttgaagaagggtGGTAAAATGGTTTACTTCGGTGATATTGGTCCAAATTCCGAAACATTGCTAAAGTATTTTGAACGTCAATCCGGTATGAAATGTGGTGTCTCTGAGAACCCTGCTGAAtatattttgaattgtATTGGTGCTGGTGCCACTGCTAGTGTTAACGCTGATTGGCATGATCTATGGCTTGCCTCTCCCGAATGTGCCGCAGCAAGAGCCGAAGTTGAAGAGTTACATCGTGTGTTACCTGGTAGACCTGTCAATGATGATCCTGAATTGGCTACAAGATTTGCTGCTAAATACACCACTCAAATTAAGTGCGTTTTACGGAGAACTTTTCTGCAATTTTGGAGATCACCTGTATATATTAGGGCCAAGTTCTTCGAATGTGTCGCTTGTGCTTTATTCGTCGGTTTGTCATATGTTGGTGTTAATCATTCTATTGGTGGTGCCACTGAAGCTTTCTCCTCTGTCTTCATGCTGTTATTGATTTCTTTGGCTATGATCAATCAACTGCATGTCTTCGCTTTTGATAGTAGAGAACTATACGAAGTCAGGGAAGCCGCTTCTAATACTTTCCACTGGAGTGCGCTGTTGTTATGTCATGCTGCTGTTGAAAACTTCTGGTCTACCCTCTGCCAATTCTTGTGTTTCATTTGTTACTACTGGCCAGCTCAATTTAGCGGTCGCGCATCTCATGcaggtttctttttcttcttttatgtTTTAGTTTTCCCATTGTATTTTGTCACGTACGGTTTGTGGATTTTGTACATGTCTCCTGATGTGCCATCTGCTTCTATGATCAATTCTAACTTATTTGCTGCTATGTTATTGTTCTGTGGTATTTTACAGCCAAGACAAAAGATGCCTGCCTTCTGGAGAAGATTGATGTACAACGTATCGCCATTCACTTATGTCGTTCAAGCATTGGTCACTCCCCTAGTTCATAATAAGAAGGTTGTTTGCAATCCTCATGAATACAACATCATGGATCCACCAAGCGGTCAAACATGTGGTGAGTTTTTATCTACTTATATGAACAACAATACAGGCTATCTGGTAAACCCATCTGCTACTGAAAGCTGTGAATATTGTCCATACTCTGTTCAAGATCAGGTCGTGGAGCAATTTAATGTCAAGTGGGATCACAGATGGAGAAACTTTGGTTTTATGTGGGCTTACATTTGTTTCAATGTTGCTGCTATGTTATTCTGCTATTATATTGCAAGAGTTAAGGTTTGGTCCTTGAAGTctgttttgaatttcaagaattgGTTCAATGGGCCAAGAAAGGAAAGGCATGAAGATGATACcaatattttccaaaaggtACCAGGTGACGAAAGTAAAATCACAAAAAATTAG
- the SUR1 gene encoding mannosylinositol phosphorylceramide synthase catalytic subunit SUR1: MRKELKYLIYFNVILVLFIIQYTFDLLTLCIDBTFKDAILEEDLNPPPNVASKPQLIPKIIHQTYKTEEIPEHWKEGRQKCLDLHPDYKYILWTDEMAHEFIKEEYPWFLDTFENYKYPIERADAIRYFILSHYGGIYIDLDDGCERKLDPLLAFPAFLRKTSPMGVSNDVMGSVPRHPFFLKALKSLKHYDKYWFIPYITIMGSTGPLFLSVIWKQYKRWGIPKNGTIRILQPAYYKMHTYSFFSISKGSSWHLDDAKLMKALENHILSCVVTGFVFGFFILYGEFVFYCWLCSRNSSNVTKNWKFGSFKARVAATLNSLGQRLKSTRGSSDTTNNTASLSRQQKRLRKDSNTNMMILNSSRNNNDVYDLEKNDPSKHLLGNDAT; the protein is encoded by the coding sequence ATGAGAAAAGAACTAAAATACCTTATCTATTTCAACGTGATCCTGGTGTTGTTTATAATACAGTACACGTTCGATTTGCTAACGCTGTGTATTGACRACACTTTCAAAGACGCCATACTGGAGGAAGACCTGAATCCTCCGCCCAATGTTGCCTCCAAGCCCCAGCTAATCCCTAAGATTATCCATCAGACTTACAAGACAGAAGAAATCCCGGAGCACTGGAAGGAAGGTAGACAGAAATGTCTCGACTTGCACCCGGACTACAAGTACATCCTATGGACAGATGAGATGGCGCACGAATTTATCAAGGAAGAGTACCCTTGGTTCCTGGACACTTTTGAGAACTACAAGTACCCCATCGAACGTGCCGATGCCATCCGTTACTTCATCCTGTCCCACTACGGTGGTATCTACATCGACTTGGACGACGGTTGCGAAAGGAAACTAGACCCATTACTGGCTTTCCCCGCGTTCTTGAGAAAGACCTCCCCCATGGGTGTCTCGAACGACGTCATGGGTTCCGTACCCAGACAtcctttcttcttaaaGGCTCTGAAATCCCTGAAACACTACGATAAATACTGGTTCATTCCTTACATAACCATTATGGGCTCCACCGgtcctttgtttttgagtGTTATATGGAAACAATACAAGAGATGGGGTATTCCTAAGAATGGAACCATAAGAATCCTGCAACCTGCTTACTACAAGATGCATACCTACTCCTTCTTCTCCATTTCCAAAGGTTCCTCGTGGCACTTGGATGACGCCAAGTTAATGAAAGCATTGGAGAACCACATTCTGTCGTGTGTCGTCACCGGGTTTGTCTTTGGCTTTTTCATCCTATATGGGGAATTTGTATTTTATTGCTGGTTATGTTCAAGAAACTCCAGCAACGTTACCAAGAATTGGAAGTTCGGCTCTTTCAAAGCCAGGGTCGCTGCAACCCTAAACTCACTAGGACAAAGACTTAAATCGACCAGGGGCAGTAGCGACACTACAAATAACACCGCCTCGCTATCGAGGCAGCAGAAAAGACTAAGAAAGGACTCGAATACAAACATGATGATACTAAACTCCTCGAGAAACAACAACGATGTCTACGATCTAGAGAAAAATGACCCTTCAAAACACCTGCTAGGAAATGACGCCAcataa
- the LGE1 gene encoding Lge1p, translated as MSGYTGNNNYSRYSSTPPRQRGNYHARRGRGATGGSYYRGGSGTSYGARYSGNYEQQPQEADSRQPGAYYRGGSADTRPFYTGNSRQYPAQPHRYNNNANAFHAPYGANSQDAAGSVADDLRDEYEYEEKRPKSRYQNTEADYPLQQPVSSSSSPNNGLPPPPSVSSVGNSRPYHNNAYPYANNHHYSNYHHRETPPPPPPPPPPSDNHHSRGYPAHATENRSNSSSGGMITKKKRVADMKDSPFLYLTDFDKNIKRAANADTECDKVRDVFNESDVIDTTLQDLNLKVNSNELELRLLNNQCNKHALNIQLTQEKLDSLLLMQ; from the coding sequence ATGAGCGGATACACGGGGAATAATAATTACAGCAGGTATTCATCTACTCCTCCAAGACAAAGAGGGAACTACCACGCTAGACGAGGAAGAGGCGCGACGGGCGGATCGTACTATAGAGGCGGCAGCGGCACGTCTTATGGTGCTAGGTATAGCGGCAACTACGAGCAGCAGCCGCAGGAGGCTGACTCGAGGCAGCCCGGTGCGTACTACAGAGGCGGTAGCGCCGACACCAGGCCCTTCTACACGGGTAACAGCAGGCAATATCCAGCGCAGCCCCATAGatacaacaacaatgcGAATGCGTTCCATGCGCCATACGGAGCCAACAGCCAGGATGCGGCCGGCAGCGTCGCGGATGACCTGCGAGACGAATACGAGTACGAGGAAAAACGACCCAAATCCAGATACCAGAACACGGAGGCAGATTATCCGCTTCAGCAGCCTGtaagcagcagcagcagcccCAACAACGGGCTTCCGCCGCCGCCTTCGGTATCCTCCGTGGGAAACAGTAGGCCATATCACAACAACGCCTATCCATATGCCAACAACCACCACTATAGCAACTACCACCATCGCGAGACACCGCCacctcctcctcctcccCCTCCTCCGTCGGACAACCACCACAGCAGGGGTTACCCAGCACATGCGACCGAAAATAGAAGCAATAGCTCCTCCGGAGGCATGAtaaccaagaagaaaagagtcGCGGACATGAAAGACTCGCCGTTCCTGTACCTGACGGATTTCGACAAAAACATTAAAAGAGCCGCCAACGCTGACACCGAATGCGACAAAGTAAGAGACGTATTCAACGAAAGTGACGTAATCGATACCACTCTACAAGACCTAAACCTAAAAGTCAACTCCAACGAGCTGGAGTTGCGGCTTCTAAACAACCAGTGCAACAAGCATGCATTGAACATACAGCTGACCCAGGAAAAACTGGACTCGTTGCTGTTGATGCAGTAG
- the LEE1 gene encoding Lee1p, with translation MDAFDNMSVLNRPGANARRSSQSSNEMFAPQIQDLQNIPRSFNSNSTNLNLPKNYNAANQLPFSSHQQKIIMEHLLITKNNSQQQKDYSHVPCKFFKMGNCQAGSSCPFSHSPDIINSANNLPCKYFAKGNCKFGNKCVNAHILPNGLRMNSKGPIEIAPSSHNNYFSHSRSASFSTYMSPPMSANTDIAYSASSTNYFAPQYPLSPPQKSPEALHSDFFSPPSSSSSYVNYNYSNATTNTSSYSPVSSSSSNIWQEQGQTALSNSNGSQNTRYCTSPAIQEESDNEIEEMLIHDFNARCRQE, from the coding sequence ATGGATGCTTTTGATAACATGTCTGTATTAAATCGTCCGGGCGCCAACGCAAGAAGAAGCTCCCAATCTTCAAACGAAATGTTTGCACCTCAGATTCAAGATCTTCAAAACATACCAAGATCTTTCAATAGTAACAGTACCAACTTAAACTTgccaaaaaattacaaTGCTGCTAATCAACTCCCCTTTTCGTCTCATCAACAGAAGATCATTATGGAGCACCTCCTAATAACGAAAAACAATTCTCAACAGCAGAAGGACTACTCTCACGTGCCAtgcaaatttttcaagatggGCAATTGTCAAGCTGGCTCATCGTGTCCCTTTTCCCACTCTCCAGACATCATCAACTCTGCGAACAATTTACCTTGTAAATACTTTGCGAAGGGCAACTGTAAATTCGGTAACAAGTGCGTTAATGCTCATATTCTACCAAACGGGTTGAGAATGAACAGCAAAGGGCCTATCGAAATTGCGCCTTCTTCGCACAATAATTACTTCTCTCACTCCAGATCCGCTTCGTTCTCCACTTACATGTCACCTCCAATGTCTGCTAATACAGACATCGCATATTCTGCGTCCAGTACAAACTATTTCGCTCCACAATACCCGCTCTCCCCACCTCAAAAGAGCCCTGAGGCCCTACATtcggattttttttctcctccctcttcttcttcgtcataCGTCAACTACAATTACAGTAACGCTACCACCAACACTAGTTCCTACTCCCCTgtgtcgtcatcatcatccaaTATCTGGCAAGAACAAGGCCAGACCGCATTGTCAAACTCTAATGGGAGTCAGAATACCAGGTACTGCACAAGCCCTGCAATCCAAGAAGAATCAGacaatgaaattgaagagatGTTAATTCACGACTTCAATGCACGGTGCCGCCAAGAATGA